The following are encoded together in the Streptomyces flavofungini genome:
- a CDS encoding serine/threonine-protein kinase: MSNDGGALNGPNETTSYGLQPPQPPQQGGGEPYPNPYAQPTQVVPDQPRPEAPAQPGPDTRAAEATRAEPGSGRLIGGRYRLLSKLGHGGMGTVWRAKDETVDREVAVKEPRVPDHLPERERANAFERMRREARAAARLDHPAVVNVHDVVVEDGQPWIVMEFVQGRSLGAALRDEGTLGARDAARVGLEVLGALEAAHAAGVLHRDVKPDNVMIGRHDRVVLTDFGIAQIEGETNLTDTGGFVGSPEFIAPERVLGQRPGPASDLWSLGVVLYAATEGVSPFRRNNTPATLQSVLNATPAAPASAQGPLAEAISGLLHKEPAHRPSAARVRALLEEAVKPPQPPQLPATRFVTAGHQDGGTPAPDRGKGVFLGRKALVAVGGVVVLAVAAAVVLAVKPFGGDSDSGKWTQHEAKSLGATLSVPEGYRRTSDGGETPKEHWVTYTDQSGSLFVSLQLSKKSEDDLKYIAGTSMAEAYEDMKDLESGSTVLGSLSPDTVGPGKKTTQGDYKGKQSAENLIPYTNKQSDVVYPREAKVFYYRTSAGDMYKLWIDYPAKSDFTERGREVAKKAIEGLEIAKP, from the coding sequence ATGAGTAACGACGGGGGAGCCTTGAACGGCCCGAACGAGACCACCAGCTACGGCCTGCAGCCACCGCAGCCTCCGCAGCAAGGTGGCGGAGAGCCGTACCCCAATCCGTACGCCCAGCCGACCCAGGTCGTACCGGACCAGCCGCGCCCCGAGGCGCCCGCGCAGCCCGGCCCTGACACCCGGGCCGCCGAGGCGACGCGGGCCGAGCCCGGTTCCGGTCGGCTGATCGGCGGGCGCTACCGGCTGCTGTCCAAGCTCGGCCACGGCGGCATGGGCACGGTGTGGCGGGCCAAGGACGAGACGGTGGACCGCGAGGTCGCCGTCAAGGAGCCGCGCGTACCGGACCATCTGCCGGAGCGCGAACGCGCCAACGCCTTCGAGCGGATGCGCCGCGAGGCCCGTGCGGCGGCCCGCCTCGACCACCCGGCCGTGGTCAACGTGCACGACGTCGTCGTCGAGGACGGCCAGCCGTGGATCGTGATGGAGTTCGTGCAGGGCCGCTCGCTCGGCGCGGCGCTGCGCGACGAGGGCACGCTCGGGGCCCGCGACGCGGCCCGGGTCGGCCTCGAAGTGCTCGGTGCCCTGGAGGCGGCGCACGCGGCGGGCGTCCTGCACCGCGACGTGAAGCCGGACAACGTGATGATCGGCAGGCACGACCGCGTCGTCCTCACCGACTTCGGCATCGCCCAGATCGAGGGCGAGACGAACCTGACGGACACCGGCGGCTTCGTCGGCTCGCCGGAGTTCATCGCTCCGGAGCGGGTGCTCGGGCAGCGGCCGGGACCGGCGTCCGACCTGTGGTCGCTGGGTGTCGTGCTGTACGCGGCGACCGAGGGCGTCTCGCCGTTCCGCCGCAACAACACGCCCGCCACGCTCCAGTCCGTCCTCAACGCCACGCCCGCGGCGCCCGCGTCCGCGCAGGGCCCGCTCGCCGAGGCCATCAGCGGCCTGCTGCACAAGGAGCCCGCCCACCGCCCGAGCGCCGCCCGGGTCAGGGCCCTCCTCGAAGAGGCCGTCAAGCCGCCGCAGCCCCCGCAGCTGCCCGCGACGCGGTTCGTGACGGCGGGTCACCAGGACGGCGGGACCCCGGCGCCGGACCGCGGCAAGGGCGTGTTCCTCGGCCGCAAGGCGCTCGTGGCCGTGGGCGGTGTCGTCGTCCTCGCGGTGGCCGCGGCGGTGGTCCTCGCCGTGAAGCCGTTCGGGGGCGACTCGGATTCGGGGAAGTGGACGCAGCACGAGGCGAAGTCGCTGGGCGCGACGCTGTCCGTGCCCGAGGGCTACCGCAGGACCAGCGACGGGGGCGAGACGCCCAAGGAGCACTGGGTCACGTACACGGACCAGAGCGGCAGCCTCTTCGTGTCGCTGCAGCTCAGCAAGAAGTCCGAGGACGACCTCAAGTACATCGCGGGCACCTCGATGGCCGAGGCGTACGAGGACATGAAGGACCTGGAGAGCGGCAGTACGGTGCTCGGCTCGCTGAGCCCGGACACGGTGGGTCCCGGCAAGAAGACGACGCAGGGCGACTACAAGGGCAAGCAGTCGGCCGAGAACCTGATTCCGTACACCAACAAGCAATCCGACGTCGTCTACCCGCGCGAGGCCAAGGTCTTCTACTACCGGACCTCGGCGGGCGACATGTACAAGCTGTGGATCGACTACCCGGCCAAGAGCGACTTCACCGAGCGGGGGCGCGAGGTCGCGAAGAAGGCGATCGAGGGCCTGGAGATCGCGAAGCCCTGA
- a CDS encoding succinic semialdehyde dehydrogenase, with the protein MTDSQAPAKPLGTNPVAPAPSGARTAADVVTPELVAQLTREVIGSGRTVNHSPFTGEKLADLPESTPEDVATAFERARVAQVPWARTPVRQRAAVLLRFHDLVLQRQAEVLDLIQLETGKARLHAHEEIQAVVVAARHYGRRAGAYLNPKRHTGVVPALTKVTELRQPRGVVGQIAPWNYPLELSIGDALPALVAGNALVMKPDTETALTALWARDLIIEAGLPAEVFQVVLGDGPVIGPEIVKHADYVSFTGSTRTGREVATGAAARLVGVSLELGGKNAMLVLHDADVEKAAAGAVRACFSSAGQLCISIERLYVHEAVADAFVERFAAKTKAMRLGRSLAYGAEMGSLVGERQLEATRRHVDEAVAKGATLVAGGVARPDIGPYFYEPTILDGVESPMAVCAEETFGPVVSLYRFTDENEAVELANSTSYGLNSSVWTKDGRRGRALAARLRTGTVNVNEGFAPAYGSVQSPMGGMKDSGLGRRHGSEGILKYTEAQTVAHQRLIPLAPSFGMSDEKHAAFMTTSLKLMKALRLR; encoded by the coding sequence ATGACGGACTCGCAGGCCCCTGCCAAGCCCCTCGGTACGAACCCGGTCGCCCCGGCCCCCAGCGGCGCACGCACCGCCGCCGACGTGGTCACGCCGGAGCTGGTCGCCCAGCTCACCCGGGAGGTGATCGGCTCGGGCCGTACGGTCAACCACTCGCCGTTCACCGGCGAGAAGCTGGCCGACCTGCCGGAGTCCACCCCCGAGGACGTGGCGACCGCCTTCGAGCGGGCGCGCGTGGCGCAGGTCCCGTGGGCGCGCACGCCGGTGCGCCAGCGCGCCGCCGTCCTGCTGCGCTTCCACGACCTGGTGCTCCAGCGCCAGGCCGAGGTCCTCGACCTGATCCAGCTGGAGACCGGCAAGGCGCGGCTGCACGCGCACGAGGAGATCCAGGCCGTCGTCGTCGCGGCCCGGCACTACGGCCGCCGCGCCGGGGCGTATCTGAACCCCAAGCGCCACACCGGCGTCGTACCGGCCCTCACCAAGGTCACCGAGCTGCGCCAGCCGCGCGGCGTCGTCGGCCAGATCGCCCCCTGGAACTACCCCCTGGAGCTGTCCATCGGCGACGCCCTGCCCGCCCTGGTCGCGGGCAACGCGCTGGTGATGAAGCCCGACACGGAGACCGCCCTGACGGCGCTCTGGGCCCGGGACCTGATCATCGAGGCGGGCCTCCCCGCCGAGGTGTTCCAGGTCGTGCTCGGCGACGGCCCCGTCATCGGCCCCGAGATCGTCAAGCACGCCGACTACGTCTCCTTCACCGGCTCGACCCGCACCGGCCGCGAGGTCGCCACCGGCGCCGCCGCCCGCCTCGTCGGCGTCTCCCTCGAACTCGGCGGCAAGAACGCCATGCTGGTCCTGCACGACGCCGACGTGGAGAAGGCCGCCGCGGGCGCCGTCCGCGCCTGCTTCTCCTCGGCCGGCCAACTGTGCATCTCCATCGAGCGGTTGTACGTCCACGAGGCCGTCGCCGACGCCTTCGTCGAGCGGTTCGCGGCGAAGACCAAGGCGATGCGGCTCGGCCGGTCGCTCGCGTACGGCGCCGAGATGGGCTCCCTCGTCGGCGAGCGCCAGCTGGAGGCCACCCGGCGGCACGTGGACGAGGCCGTCGCCAAGGGCGCCACGCTCGTCGCGGGCGGCGTGGCCCGGCCCGACATCGGCCCCTACTTCTACGAGCCGACCATCCTGGACGGCGTCGAGTCGCCCATGGCGGTGTGCGCGGAGGAGACCTTCGGACCGGTCGTCTCGCTCTACCGCTTCACCGACGAGAACGAGGCCGTCGAACTCGCCAACTCCACCTCCTACGGTCTGAACTCCTCGGTCTGGACGAAGGACGGCAGGCGCGGCCGCGCCCTCGCCGCCCGCCTGCGCACCGGCACCGTCAACGTCAACGAGGGCTTCGCGCCCGCCTACGGCAGCGTGCAGTCCCCGATGGGCGGCATGAAGGACTCGGGCCTCGGCCGCCGCCACGGCTCCGAGGGCATCCTCAAGTACACCGAGGCGCAGACCGTGGCCCACCAGCGGCTCATCCCGCTGGCACCGTCCTTCGGCATGAGCGACGAGAAGCACGCGGCGTTCATGACGACGAGCCTGAAGCTCATGAAGGCCTTGCGCTTGCGTTGA
- a CDS encoding GMC family oxidoreductase N-terminal domain-containing protein, whose amino-acid sequence MPQENSVRSADDDGYDYDYDVDVDGYDYDVIVIGSGFGGSVSALRLTEKGYRVGVLEAGRRFTRAQLPKNSWDIKNYLWAPALGLYGIQRIHLLGNVMVLAGAGVGGGSLNYANTLYVPPAAFFDDPQWKDITDWQDELRPYYEQAKRMLGVRLNPTTTPSDVHLKAAAQAMGVGDSFHMAPVGVFFGDGRDATGESTAEPGREVPDPYFGGAGPARRACTECGECMTGCRHGAKNTLNENYLYLAEKAGAVIHPMTSVVALTEDSRGGYAVGTLPTDNKRKGRGRTFRARRVVLAAGTYGTQTLLHRMKDSHLLPRVSRRLGDLTRTNSEALVGAQTTDRRYRRRHAGLAGADGKVDFTKGVAITSSIHPNATTHIEPVRYGRKSNAMGGLTLLQVPYTVKGGKARVAGWLANTVRHPLLTVRSLSNHRWSERTIIGLVMQTLDNSLTTYRKEKGIGKGLLTARQGHGAPNPDQIPEATHAASLIAEEINGFPGSNVGELMGTPLTAHFLGGCPIGDGPDTGVIDPYHRLYGHPGISVVDGAAVSANLGVNPSLTITAQAERAMSFWPNKGEADPRPAQGAAYTRLAPVEPKSPAVPAHAFGALRLPFLGVPAVPKKK is encoded by the coding sequence ATGCCACAGGAGAACTCCGTCCGGAGCGCGGACGACGACGGCTACGACTACGACTACGACGTCGATGTCGACGGCTACGACTACGACGTCATCGTCATAGGCTCCGGCTTCGGCGGTTCCGTGTCCGCCCTGCGGCTCACGGAGAAGGGCTACCGCGTCGGCGTCCTGGAGGCGGGCCGCCGCTTCACGCGCGCGCAACTGCCCAAGAACTCCTGGGACATAAAGAACTACCTCTGGGCCCCGGCGCTCGGCCTCTACGGCATCCAGCGCATCCATCTGCTCGGCAACGTGATGGTCCTGGCGGGCGCGGGCGTGGGCGGCGGATCGCTGAACTACGCGAACACACTCTACGTACCGCCCGCGGCGTTCTTCGACGATCCGCAGTGGAAGGACATCACGGACTGGCAGGACGAGCTGCGTCCGTACTACGAGCAGGCCAAGCGGATGCTCGGCGTGCGGCTCAACCCCACGACCACCCCCTCCGACGTCCACCTCAAGGCCGCCGCGCAGGCCATGGGGGTGGGCGACAGCTTCCACATGGCGCCGGTCGGCGTCTTCTTCGGTGACGGACGGGACGCCACCGGTGAGTCAACGGCCGAGCCCGGCAGGGAAGTTCCCGACCCCTACTTCGGCGGCGCCGGACCGGCACGGCGCGCCTGCACCGAGTGCGGCGAGTGCATGACGGGCTGCCGCCACGGCGCGAAGAACACCCTCAACGAGAACTACCTCTACCTCGCCGAGAAGGCCGGAGCGGTCATCCACCCGATGACGTCCGTGGTGGCGCTCACCGAGGACTCGCGCGGCGGCTACGCGGTGGGCACGCTGCCCACCGACAACAAACGCAAGGGCAGGGGCCGCACCTTCCGCGCCCGCCGCGTCGTCCTCGCCGCAGGCACCTACGGCACCCAGACGCTCCTGCACCGCATGAAGGACAGCCATCTGCTGCCCCGCGTGTCCCGCCGCCTCGGCGATCTGACCCGCACCAACTCCGAGGCCCTGGTGGGCGCCCAGACGACGGACCGCCGCTACCGCAGGCGCCACGCCGGCCTCGCGGGCGCGGACGGCAAGGTCGACTTCACCAAGGGCGTGGCCATCACCTCGTCCATCCACCCGAACGCCACGACCCACATCGAGCCCGTCCGCTACGGCAGGAAGTCCAACGCGATGGGCGGCCTGACGCTGCTCCAGGTCCCGTACACCGTGAAGGGCGGCAAGGCGCGCGTCGCCGGCTGGCTCGCCAACACCGTGCGCCACCCGCTCCTGACCGTGCGCTCCCTGTCCAACCACCGCTGGTCGGAGCGCACCATCATCGGCCTGGTGATGCAGACCCTCGACAACTCGCTGACCACGTACCGCAAGGAGAAGGGCATCGGCAAGGGCCTGTTGACCGCGCGGCAGGGCCACGGCGCGCCCAACCCGGACCAGATCCCCGAGGCCACCCACGCCGCGTCCCTCATCGCCGAGGAGATCAACGGCTTCCCCGGCTCCAACGTCGGCGAGCTCATGGGCACCCCGCTGACCGCGCACTTCCTCGGCGGCTGCCCGATCGGCGACGGCCCCGACACCGGTGTCATCGACCCCTACCACCGGCTGTACGGCCACCCCGGCATCTCCGTGGTCGACGGTGCCGCCGTCTCCGCGAACCTCGGCGTGAACCCCTCGCTCACGATCACCGCGCAGGCCGAGCGCGCCATGTCGTTCTGGCCCAACAAGGGCGAGGCGGACCCGCGTCCGGCCCAGGGCGCCGCCTACACGCGGCTCGCGCCGGTCGAGCCGAAGTCCCCGGCGGTTCCGGCCCATGCCTTCGGCGCGCTCCGGCTGCCGTTCCTCGGGGTGCCCGCGGTGCCGAAGAAGAAGTAA
- the guaA gene encoding glutamine-hydrolyzing GMP synthase gives MPVAPPAAPDTVLVVDFGAQYAQLIARRVREARVYSEIVPSTMPVAEMLAKNPAAIILSGGPSSVYAEQAPSVDRALFEAGVPVFGMCYGFQLMATTLGGTVDNTGAREYGRTPLHVSKSGSTLFEGTPDEQSVWMSHGDACSAAPEGFAVTASTDVVPVAAFENDEKKLYGVQYHPEVMHSTHGQQVLEHFLYRGAGLTPSWTTGNVIDEQVTAIREQVGSKRAICGLSGGVDSAVAAALVQKAIGSQLTCVYVDHGLMRQGETEQVEKDFVAATGVQLKVVDAQERFLSALAGVSDPEEKRKIIGREFIRVFEQAQAEIVAEAPGDQPVEFLVQGTLYPDVVESGGGTGTANIKSHHNVGGLPEDLEFQLIEPLRKLFKDEVRMVGQELGLPDEIVQRQPFPGPGLGIRIVGEVTKDRLDLLREADAIAREELTAAGLDREIWQCPVVLLADVRSVGVQGDGRTYGHPIVLRPVSSEDAMTADWSRLPYDVLAKISTRITNEVADVNRVVLDVTSKPPGTIEWE, from the coding sequence GTGCCAGTAGCGCCCCCCGCCGCCCCCGACACCGTCCTGGTCGTCGACTTCGGAGCGCAGTACGCCCAGCTCATCGCCCGCCGCGTCCGCGAGGCCCGGGTCTACAGCGAGATCGTGCCGAGCACCATGCCGGTTGCCGAGATGCTCGCCAAGAACCCCGCGGCGATCATCCTCTCCGGCGGTCCCTCCTCGGTGTACGCCGAGCAGGCCCCGTCGGTGGACCGCGCCCTCTTCGAGGCCGGAGTCCCCGTCTTCGGCATGTGCTACGGCTTCCAGCTGATGGCGACGACCCTCGGCGGCACGGTCGACAACACGGGCGCCCGGGAGTACGGCCGCACCCCCCTGCACGTCTCCAAGTCCGGCTCCACCCTCTTCGAGGGCACCCCGGACGAGCAGTCCGTGTGGATGTCGCACGGCGACGCGTGCAGCGCCGCCCCCGAGGGCTTCGCCGTCACGGCGTCCACGGACGTCGTCCCGGTCGCGGCCTTCGAGAACGACGAGAAGAAGCTGTACGGCGTCCAGTACCACCCCGAGGTCATGCACTCCACGCACGGCCAGCAGGTCCTGGAGCACTTCCTGTACCGGGGCGCGGGCCTGACCCCGTCCTGGACCACCGGCAACGTCATCGACGAGCAGGTCACCGCGATCCGCGAGCAGGTCGGCTCCAAGCGCGCCATCTGCGGCCTGTCCGGCGGCGTCGACTCCGCGGTCGCCGCGGCCCTCGTCCAGAAGGCCATCGGCTCCCAGCTGACCTGTGTGTACGTCGACCACGGCCTGATGCGCCAGGGGGAGACGGAGCAGGTCGAGAAGGACTTCGTGGCGGCGACCGGCGTCCAGCTGAAGGTCGTCGACGCGCAGGAGCGGTTCCTCTCCGCGCTCGCCGGGGTGTCCGACCCCGAGGAGAAGCGGAAGATCATCGGCCGCGAGTTCATCCGCGTCTTCGAGCAGGCCCAGGCCGAGATCGTCGCGGAGGCCCCCGGGGACCAGCCCGTCGAGTTCCTCGTCCAGGGCACGCTCTACCCCGACGTGGTCGAGTCCGGTGGCGGCACCGGCACCGCCAACATCAAGTCCCACCACAACGTGGGCGGCCTCCCCGAGGACCTCGAGTTCCAGCTCATCGAGCCGCTGCGCAAGCTCTTCAAGGACGAGGTGCGCATGGTCGGCCAGGAGCTCGGCCTGCCCGACGAGATCGTCCAGCGCCAGCCCTTCCCGGGCCCCGGCCTCGGCATCCGCATCGTCGGCGAGGTCACCAAGGACCGCCTCGACCTGCTGCGCGAGGCCGACGCCATCGCCCGCGAGGAGCTGACCGCGGCCGGCCTCGACCGCGAGATCTGGCAGTGCCCGGTCGTGCTGCTCGCCGACGTCCGCTCCGTCGGCGTCCAGGGCGACGGCCGCACCTACGGCCACCCGATCGTGCTGCGCCCGGTCTCCTCCGAGGACGCCATGACGGCCGACTGGTCCCGCCTGCCGTACGACGTGCTCGCGAAGATCTCGACCCGCATCACCAACGAGGTCGCCGACGTCAACCGCGTCGTCCTCGACGTCACGAGCAAGCCGCCGGGCACCATCGAGTGGGAGTAG
- a CDS encoding serine/threonine-protein kinase — protein MGSLGDSTRVIAGRYRLEVRVGQGGMGVVWRATDQLLGRRVAVKEIPLDETLSAEEAARQRERTLREARAVAQLRHPHIIVVHDVVVHDERPYLVMELIEGPTLALRISRSGPVGPQAAARIGLDLLGALGVAHAAGVLHRDLKPANVLLEEATGRVVLTDFGIAQVSGATTLTESGSFVGSPEYTAPERMSGERTGPASDLWSLGALLVAVVSGESPFRRDSIGGVLHAVVFDEIRPPPAAEPIAPLVLGLLERDPERRLDAAGAERLLRAYVDTGVMPGLPGAGTGAGAGRPALASARGRLSGRARGRATGRAPGRASGHGEGRAGRSGRSWGAGRSGRSGGSGRSGPARRRPLLSLLPGRHPPGTPRAQPPARPVHQDEPTAPLSDPARRRQNRIMLIAAALVAAVAGGAVSAATLLLGQDGDGDGGRTSPPSSASPDTPTDSGGPRPTATSTVTKTPDTVSPAVPSTPAAPVGYRLAKDPRGFALAVPKGYTRRTEGPRTLYLSPGGAVRIGIVAADPVAGGPLAAQRRADAEGPRDHPGYRDADVTATTRNGRPAALWQYTRDGSGGEAGARRVYDLCWQEDGRRYDVWVSAPAGQAREGRRHFDTAVDTFVRR, from the coding sequence ATGGGGAGCCTGGGTGACAGCACCCGTGTGATCGCCGGCCGTTACCGCCTCGAGGTGCGGGTGGGCCAGGGCGGCATGGGCGTCGTGTGGCGCGCGACCGACCAGCTCCTCGGCCGTCGCGTCGCCGTCAAGGAGATCCCGCTCGACGAGACGCTCTCCGCCGAAGAGGCCGCGCGGCAGCGCGAGCGCACCCTGCGCGAGGCGCGCGCCGTGGCGCAGTTGCGGCATCCGCACATCATCGTCGTGCACGACGTCGTCGTCCACGACGAACGCCCTTACCTGGTCATGGAGTTGATCGAGGGTCCCACGCTGGCCCTGCGCATCAGCCGGTCCGGACCGGTCGGCCCGCAGGCGGCCGCCCGCATCGGCCTCGACCTGCTCGGCGCGCTCGGCGTCGCGCACGCCGCGGGTGTCCTGCACCGCGACCTGAAGCCCGCCAACGTGCTCCTGGAGGAGGCCACCGGCAGGGTCGTGCTCACGGACTTCGGCATCGCGCAGGTCAGCGGGGCGACGACGCTCACGGAGAGCGGGTCGTTCGTGGGCTCGCCGGAGTACACCGCGCCGGAGCGCATGTCCGGCGAGCGCACCGGGCCCGCTTCCGACCTGTGGTCGCTCGGCGCGCTGCTCGTGGCCGTGGTCAGCGGCGAGTCGCCGTTCCGGCGGGACTCGATCGGCGGGGTGCTGCACGCCGTCGTTTTCGACGAGATTCGCCCGCCGCCCGCCGCGGAGCCGATCGCGCCCCTCGTCCTCGGCCTCCTCGAACGCGACCCGGAGCGCCGCCTGGACGCGGCCGGAGCGGAGCGGCTGCTGCGCGCGTACGTCGACACCGGCGTCATGCCGGGGCTGCCGGGTGCGGGGACCGGGGCCGGGGCCGGGCGTCCCGCGCTCGCTTCGGCGCGGGGGCGGTTATCGGGGCGTGCGCGTGGTCGTGCGACGGGGCGCGCGCCCGGTCGGGCGTCGGGGCACGGGGAGGGCCGGGCGGGCCGGTCGGGCCGGTCATGGGGCGCGGGGCGCTCAGGACGTTCGGGCGGCTCGGGGCGCTCGGGGCCCGCGCGGCGTCGCCCCCTCCTCTCCCTGCTCCCCGGCCGCCACCCGCCGGGGACCCCGCGCGCACAGCCGCCCGCGCGCCCCGTACACCAGGACGAACCCACCGCGCCCCTGTCCGATCCCGCGCGCCGGCGCCAGAACCGCATCATGCTGATCGCCGCCGCCCTGGTCGCGGCCGTGGCGGGCGGCGCCGTCTCGGCAGCGACGCTGCTGCTCGGGCAGGACGGCGACGGGGACGGCGGCCGGACGTCGCCGCCCAGTTCTGCGTCGCCCGACACCCCGACGGACTCCGGCGGCCCCCGCCCCACGGCGACCTCGACCGTCACCAAGACCCCGGACACCGTGTCCCCCGCCGTCCCCTCCACGCCCGCCGCCCCCGTGGGCTACCGCCTCGCCAAGGACCCGCGCGGCTTCGCCCTCGCCGTCCCGAAGGGCTACACCCGTCGCACCGAAGGGCCGCGCACCCTCTACCTCTCGCCGGGCGGCGCCGTCCGCATCGGCATCGTGGCGGCCGACCCCGTCGCGGGCGGCCCGCTCGCTGCGCAGCGCCGCGCCGACGCCGAAGGCCCCCGTGACCACCCCGGCTACCGCGACGCCGACGTCACCGCGACCACCCGCAACGGCCGCCCCGCCGCGCTGTGGCAGTACACCCGGGACGGCTCCGGCGGCGAGGCGGGGGCCCGGCGCGTGTACGACCTGTGCTGGCAGGAGGACGGCAGGAGGTACGACGTGTGGGTGTCGGCACCGGCGGGCCAGGCACGGGAGGGGCGACGGCACTTCGACACGGCGGTGGACACGTTCGTGCGGCGGTGA
- a CDS encoding chorismate mutase, whose amino-acid sequence MNAAIPATSATPATTPTTAAEQTGARTPEAAELIGGARERIDALDDRIIGLVQERMAVSAVIQEARISSGGRRVNLSREMEVLSHYRDALGKPGTQLAMTLLELCRGRV is encoded by the coding sequence ATGAACGCCGCCATTCCCGCCACTTCCGCCACTCCCGCCACGACGCCGACCACCGCCGCCGAACAGACCGGCGCCCGCACCCCCGAGGCCGCCGAGCTCATCGGCGGTGCCCGTGAGCGCATCGACGCCCTCGACGACCGGATCATCGGGCTCGTCCAGGAACGGATGGCCGTCTCCGCCGTCATCCAGGAAGCCCGCATCAGCTCGGGCGGGCGGCGCGTGAACCTCTCCCGCGAGATGGAGGTTCTCAGCCACTACAGGGACGCCCTGGGCAAGCCCGGCACCCAGCTCGCCATGACGCTCCTCGAGCTGTGCCGGGGCCGCGTCTGA
- a CDS encoding LPXTG cell wall anchor domain-containing protein, which translates to MKLRRALAAAAATAVIAPLALLSAPAAFATEDVSTTPSANATPPAESPGPEDPAEPGDGTKPGDGDTEPEDPTKPDDPAEPGDGTEPGEGDAKPGDDTEPGDSDAKPGDGDTDPGDDTEPGEDTTGPGDETTPTDEPTECPVDDESGEDAANALELKLKGLPGKIVAGSGWHEFKLIAANPSDEDLGKVRWLAAADNFSESEDEKDWLSSYTRIQFYDPEAKGWKSIVDEVESGVTFGTTTLAAKEQVEIRLRLNINKKAPAGDGYAFGLGGYVDSELNCEHNAFAFFDFTVLKPGSDNEHPGEAIPRPDVTEPPAAKKPQGGRADEVKKTVADIPPTGSLAQTGSSSALPTIGIVGGIAVVAGAGAVYVVRRRSNSDAAA; encoded by the coding sequence ATGAAGCTTCGCCGTGCTCTGGCCGCCGCGGCGGCGACGGCCGTCATCGCCCCGCTCGCGCTGCTCTCAGCACCGGCCGCGTTCGCAACTGAGGACGTGAGCACAACGCCGTCAGCCAACGCGACACCCCCGGCCGAGTCCCCCGGCCCGGAGGACCCCGCCGAGCCCGGCGACGGCACGAAGCCCGGCGACGGCGACACCGAGCCCGAGGACCCGACGAAGCCCGATGACCCGGCCGAGCCCGGCGACGGCACCGAGCCCGGCGAGGGCGACGCGAAGCCCGGCGACGACACCGAGCCCGGCGACAGCGACGCGAAGCCCGGCGACGGCGACACCGATCCAGGTGACGACACCGAGCCCGGCGAGGACACCACCGGCCCCGGCGACGAGACCACCCCGACCGACGAGCCCACCGAGTGCCCGGTCGACGACGAGAGCGGCGAGGACGCCGCGAACGCGCTGGAACTCAAGCTCAAGGGCCTGCCCGGCAAGATCGTCGCGGGCAGCGGCTGGCACGAGTTCAAGCTGATCGCGGCCAACCCCAGCGACGAGGACCTCGGCAAGGTCAGGTGGCTGGCCGCCGCGGACAACTTCTCGGAGAGCGAGGACGAGAAGGACTGGCTGAGCAGCTACACGCGCATCCAGTTCTACGACCCCGAGGCCAAGGGCTGGAAGTCGATCGTCGACGAGGTCGAGAGCGGCGTCACCTTCGGCACGACGACGCTCGCCGCCAAGGAGCAGGTCGAGATCAGGCTGCGCCTGAACATCAACAAGAAGGCCCCGGCGGGCGACGGCTACGCGTTCGGCCTCGGCGGCTATGTGGACTCCGAGCTGAACTGCGAGCACAACGCGTTCGCGTTCTTCGACTTCACCGTCCTGAAGCCCGGCAGCGACAACGAACACCCCGGTGAGGCGATCCCGCGGCCGGACGTCACCGAGCCGCCGGCCGCCAAGAAGCCGCAGGGCGGCCGCGCCGACGAGGTGAAGAAGACGGTCGCGGACATCCCGCCCACCGGCAGCCTCGCCCAGACCGGCTCCAGCTCCGCCCTTCCGACCATCGGCATCGTCGGCGGCATCGCCGTCGTCGCGGGCGCCGGCGCGGTGTACGTCGTACGCCGCCGCTCGAACTCGGACGCCGCCGCCTAG